The following are encoded together in the Lathyrus oleraceus cultivar Zhongwan6 chromosome 3, CAAS_Psat_ZW6_1.0, whole genome shotgun sequence genome:
- the LOC127131329 gene encoding F-box/LRR-repeat protein At4g14096 translates to MDDRISKLPEEILGRIISFLPSEDAFATRVLSKRWRPLWHVYPSPNLDFDDQRFLRKGEPYFSFKDMVNVTINERSEHQPIKSFRLRCHESHDSFTGEFSTMLLLMATAERRMEYIDIHMSDNWKLNITCFMFCFSNLVVLKLKFVCLNLFISANLPSLKILHLNSVYFMEHGFILEILNACPILEDLEMKNISNGYWSDEYDEEVKKLNNLIRADVSNVSGYDIDLDVFSSVEFLRIEEMYGVVPVFSKLTHLEIVFGGSIHWCFITSVMKNCPILQFKSCTITNYRGQKNELLFVKSILLNSTSLENLRLYSSPSLNTQEKLDMKKELLAFPKISVTCGILVFLKLVSLDFDP, encoded by the exons ATGGATGACCGGATTAGTAAGTTGCCAGAAGAAATCCTCGGTCGCATTATCTCATTTCTCCCCTCTGAAGATGCTTTTGCCACTCGTGTCCTTTCTAAGAGGTGGAGGCCACTATGGCATGTATATCCTAGTCCCAATCTTGACTTTGATGATCAAAGATTTCTCAGAAAAGGAGAACCATATTTCAGCTTTAAAGATATGGTAAATGTAACCATTAATGAAAGAAGTGAGCACCAACCAATCAAGAGCTTTCGCCTAAGGTGTCATGAATCTCATGATAGCTTTACGGGTGAATTCAGTACAATGTTATTGTTAATGGCCACAGCAGAACGCAGAATGGAGTACATTGACATTCATATGTCTGATAACTGGAAATTGAATATCACTTGTTTTATGTTTTGTTTTAGTAACCTCGTTGTTCTAAAGTTGAAGTTTGTGTGCCTAAATCTTTTTATATCTGCCAACCTGCCCTCACTTAAAATTTTACATTTGAATAGTGTTTATTTTATGGAACATGGTTTTATTTTGGAAATTCTTAATGCTTGTCCAATTCTTGAAGATCTGGAAATGAAGAATATATCAAATGGGTATTGGTCAGATGAATATGATGAAGAAGTTAAAAAATTAAACAATTTGATCAGAGCTGATGTTTCTAACGTGTCTGGTTATGATATTGATTTGGATGTCTTTTCCAGTGTTGAGTTTCTTCGGATAGAAGAG ATGTATGGGGTAGTTCCTGTGTTTTCCAAGTTAACTCATTTGGAGATTGTATTTGGAGGAAGTATTCATTGGTGTTTTATAACTTCTGTCATGAAGAATTGTCCTATTCTTCAA TTTAAAAGCTGTACTATTACAAATTATAGAGGACAGAAAAATGAGTTGCTATTTGTAAAAAGTATTTTGTTGAATTCTACATCTTTGGAGAACTTGAGATTATACAGTTCACCTTCTTTGAATACCCAAGAAAAGCTTGATATGAAGAAGGAATTATTGGCATTCCCAAAGATTTCTGTTACATGTGGG ATTTTAGTCTTTCTTAAGCTTGTTTCTTTGGATTTTGATCCTTGA
- the LOC127127771 gene encoding pentatricopeptide repeat-containing protein At1g06143 yields MLVAKQISIPKHTIQLKNNINQHSLKDTILTQIKQCSNLKTLESIYATMFKTNFNQDCFLMNQFITASSSISSHTNLATSTFKQIKKPNTLVYNALIKASVHCHSSNQALLHYINMLQNGVVPSSYSFSSLIKACTLLTDSVNGKTLHGHVWKNGFHSHVFVQTTLVEYYSSLGHVRDSRKVFDEMSERDDYAWTTMISAYVRNNDVESAEKLFDEMPERKNTATWNAVIDGYAKLGNVERVEFLFDRIPLKDIISWTTLMSCYLKNKRYYEVVKLFNKMVNEGMVVPDEVTITTVISACAHLGALGLGKEVHFYLMVNGFCIDVYMGSSLIDMYAKCGSVERSLLVFYKLQDKNLFCWNSMIDGLAAHGYAKEALRMFEEMEKKGIRPNGVTFVSVLTACTHAGFIQEGRRLFVSMIEDYCINPQVEHYGCMIDLLSKGGFLEDALEMIRGMRSKPNGFIWGALLNGCKVHRNLEIARVAVRNLRVMEPSNSGHYSLLVNMYAEVNRWCDVAKIRTEMKDLGVEKICPGSSWIEINKELHVFAASDKYHPSYGLVHLFLVELDEQMRLSGYVPEMGSIIY; encoded by the coding sequence ATGCTTGTAGCCAAACAAATTTCAATCCCAAAACACACAATTCAACTCAAGAACAACATCAATCAACACAGTCTCAAAGACACAATCCTAACTCAAATAAAACAATGCTCAAATCTAAAAACACTAGAATCAATCTACGCCACAATGTTCAAAACCAACTTCAACCAAGATTGCTTTCTCATGAACCAATTCATAACCGCGTCATCTTCAATCTCTTCTCACACAAACCTCGCAACTTCCACtttcaaacaaatcaaaaaaCCAAACACTTTAGTTTACAACGCACTCATCAAAGCCTCTGTTCATTGCCACTCATCAAACCAAGCATTACTGCATTACATAAACATGCTCCAAAACGGCGTCGTTCCGTCAAGCTATTCATTCTCCTCTTTGATTAAAGCCTGCACTTTGTTAACAGATTCTGTAAACGGTAAAACACTCCACGGACACGTGTGGAAAAACGGTTTCCATTCACATGTGTTTGTTCAAACTACTCTGGTTGAATATTATTCGAGTTTAGGTCATGTGCGTGATTCGAGAAAGGTGTTTGATGAAATGTCTGAGAGAGATGATTATGCTTGGACAACGATGATTTCAGCGTACGTGCGTAATAATGACGTTGAATCTGCAGAGAAGCTATTTGATGAAATGCCTGAGAGAAAGAACACTGCCACATGGAATGCGGTGATTGATGGGTATGCAAAATTGGGGAATGTTGAGCGTGTGGAGTTTTTGTTTGATAGAATCCCTTTGAAGGATATAATTTCGTGGACAACTTTGATGAGTTGTTATTTGAAGAACAAAAGATATTATGAAGTTGTGAAGCTTTTTAATAAAATGGTGAATGAGGGAATGGTGGTTCCCGATGAAGTTACTATAACAACTGTGATATCAGCTTGTGCTCATTTGGGTGCACTTGGGTTAGGAAAAGAGGTGCATTTTTATTTGATGGTGAATGGGTTTTGTATTGATGTTTATATGGGATCTTCGTTGATTGATATGTATGCAAAATGTGGAAGTGTAGAAAGGTCGCTTTTGGTGTTTTATAAATTACAAGACAAGAATCTTTTTTGCTGGAATTCTATGATTGATGGACTGGCTGCGCATGGCTATGCGAAAGAGGCGTTAAGGATGTTTGAGGAAATGGAGAAGAAAGGAATAAGGCCAAATGGGGTTACATTTGTTAGTGTTTTAACTGCTTGTACTCATGCAGGGTTTATACAAGAGGGCCGTCGTTTGTTTGTGAGTATGATTGAGGATTATTGTATTAATCCTCAAGTTGAACATTATGGCTGCATGATTGATTTATTGAGCAAAGGTGGTTTTCTTGAGGATGCTTTGGAGATGATTAGAGGAATGAGGTCCAAACCGAATGGTTTCATTTGGGGGGCCTTGTTGAATGGGTGTAAGGTTCATAGAAACTTGGAAATTGCTCGTGTTGCAGTTCGGAATCTGAGGGTTATGGAGCCGAGTAACAGTGGGCATTATAGTCTTCTTGTTAATATGTATGCTGAAGTCAATAGGTGGTGTGACGTGGCGAAGATCAGGACTGAGATGAAGGATTTGGGTGTGGAGAAGATATGTCCTGGGTCTAGCTGGATTGAAATCAACAAGGAACTTCATGTTTTTGCTGCTTCTGATAAATATCACCCATCTTATGGTCTGGTTCACTTGTTTCTAGTTGAACTGGATGAGCAGATGAGACTATCTGGCTATGTCCCTGAAATGGGATCTATTATTTATTGA